Proteins encoded within one genomic window of Acidiferrobacter thiooxydans:
- a CDS encoding bacterioferritin, whose product MRSHPRVTGFLAQALNHEYSAVQQYLTQASLCTLWGLADWAEGFRHEAREELAHADLLSQRLLLAGMAPGAGSLRPPRPGRDLEEMLCHDTDLEQAAVELYAEAAAVSARLRDHEVAALFARLRADEEEHLRHLQELRAALAARR is encoded by the coding sequence ATGCGTAGCCACCCGCGCGTCACAGGATTCCTGGCCCAGGCCCTGAATCATGAGTACAGCGCCGTGCAGCAGTATCTGACGCAGGCGAGTCTGTGTACGCTGTGGGGCCTTGCAGACTGGGCGGAAGGCTTTCGCCATGAGGCCCGCGAGGAGCTTGCTCATGCCGATCTACTGAGCCAGCGGCTGTTGCTCGCCGGGATGGCCCCAGGGGCGGGGTCCTTGCGACCGCCACGGCCTGGTCGGGACCTCGAGGAGATGTTGTGTCACGATACCGATCTCGAGCAGGCGGCAGTCGAGCTCTATGCAGAGGCTGCGGCCGTGAGTGCGCGTCTGCGCGATCACGAGGTGGCGGCGCTCTTCGCGCGCCTGCGCGCTGACGAAGAGGAGCATCTGCGCCACCTGCAGGAGTTGCGCGCCGCGCTCGCAGCGCGCCGATGA
- a CDS encoding BMC domain-containing protein, translated as MALTGIALGMIETRGLVPAIEAADAMTKAAEVRLIGRQFVGGGYVTVLVRGETGAVNAAVRAGADACERVGDGLVAAHIIARVHSEVEHILPTRPDGNGGGRDGDVTGNLS; from the coding sequence ATGGCACTCACGGGTATAGCCTTAGGCATGATCGAGACGCGTGGTTTGGTGCCGGCCATCGAGGCCGCCGACGCCATGACCAAGGCCGCAGAGGTGCGTCTCATCGGTCGCCAGTTCGTGGGTGGCGGCTATGTGACGGTGTTGGTGCGCGGCGAGACCGGGGCTGTGAATGCCGCGGTGCGGGCCGGCGCCGATGCCTGCGAGCGGGTGGGGGATGGCCTGGTGGCGGCGCACATCATCGCGCGCGTGCATTCCGAGGTGGAGCACATCCTGCCCACGCGTCCGGACGGTAACGGCGGCGGACGGGACGGGGACGTCACAGGCAACCTGAGCTGA
- a CDS encoding 4a-hydroxytetrahydrobiopterin dehydratase — translation MDEKDAAVPEGWTQQKRPLAWNKRFEFADYAQTRAFLDDLAALSEASGYYPNLNFARTHVVVTIQFEGDEVEPRLRDFAHSTDACARRGPG, via the coding sequence ATGGACGAAAAGGACGCGGCGGTTCCGGAGGGATGGACGCAGCAAAAGCGTCCTTTAGCATGGAACAAGCGCTTTGAGTTCGCGGATTACGCACAGACGCGGGCCTTTCTCGACGATTTGGCGGCGCTGTCGGAGGCGAGCGGTTATTACCCGAACCTCAATTTCGCGCGTACGCATGTGGTGGTGACCATTCAATTCGAGGGCGACGAGGTGGAGCCCCGACTCAGGGACTTTGCGCACAGCACAGACGCCTGTGCGCGGCGTGGCCCGGGCTGA
- a CDS encoding BMC domain-containing protein has translation MADVTGIALGMIETRGLVPAIEAADAMTKAAEVRLIGRQFVGGGYVTVLVRGETGAVNAAVRAGADACERVGDGLVAAHIIARVHSEVEHILPKAPSA, from the coding sequence ATGGCAGATGTGACGGGTATTGCCCTGGGCATGATCGAGACGCGTGGTTTGGTGCCGGCCATCGAGGCCGCCGACGCCATGACCAAGGCCGCAGAGGTGCGTCTCATCGGTCGCCAGTTCGTGGGTGGCGGCTATGTGACGGTGTTGGTGCGCGGCGAGACCGGGGCTGTGAATGCCGCGGTGCGGGCCGGCGCCGATGCCTGCGAGCGGGTGGGGGATGGCCTGGTGGCGGCCCACATCATCGCACGCGTGCATTCCGAGGTGGAGCACATCCTGCCCAAGGCCCCGAGCGCCTGA
- a CDS encoding AAA family ATPase — protein sequence MTALRIALYNGKGGCGKTTLAWNLAMGLARRAPTLLVDADPQGSLGDWANWADREGHYAIAICDWAGLREGGQANHHYRVYDCPPRLDDDEIEGILGEADLVLLPVLPSPLDLWASRRSAEFVQGLQSRRPQLRGYFVLNQVEAHSALSRASQSAIAAMGLPVLPVPIGRRAIYRGAALEGLSVYHMGKRAAAARDEIERLIEEILK from the coding sequence ATGACGGCGCTGCGAATCGCTTTGTACAACGGCAAGGGCGGTTGCGGCAAGACCACACTTGCATGGAACCTGGCGATGGGGCTTGCGCGACGCGCACCGACGCTATTGGTTGATGCAGATCCGCAAGGCAGTCTTGGGGACTGGGCCAATTGGGCCGACCGCGAGGGCCATTACGCCATAGCAATCTGTGACTGGGCGGGCCTGCGTGAAGGCGGGCAGGCGAACCACCATTATCGCGTTTATGACTGTCCGCCCCGCCTCGACGACGATGAGATCGAGGGTATTCTGGGGGAGGCGGATCTCGTGCTGTTGCCGGTGTTGCCGTCGCCCCTGGACCTGTGGGCGAGCCGACGCAGTGCCGAGTTTGTGCAGGGTCTGCAGAGCCGCCGGCCGCAGTTGCGCGGGTACTTCGTGCTCAATCAGGTGGAGGCGCACAGCGCCTTGTCGCGGGCCTCGCAGTCGGCCATCGCCGCGATGGGCCTGCCGGTGTTGCCGGTACCGATTGGGCGGCGGGCGATATATCGGGGCGCTGCGCTCGAGGGCCTCAGTGTCTATCACATGGGTAAGCGTGCCGCCGCCGCCCGCGACGAGATCGAACGACTCATCGAGGAGATCTTGAAATGA
- a CDS encoding nitric oxide reductase activation protein NorD: protein MAVQLVDYPELLEDLGEHAAEVLEANWHEAARVFTSRGLEAYLQGAGSLKALGRGSDLVVAFVESAPQVAREIGEQAVFEMLSTAIRMYSKTSAQVLSLFFSTAPVVARRLGEIGLFRGYLLLIDQLLAQAPQGVRPMLGKIEVLLDQMTLGGLRRWAMWGVSAYRNDFAAQAEFFGLTSPQALAVMQQERRGVLFIDIQRRLVMYLRALWGRDFFLRPTSGDFETREGYRPYVEDYFIYVPDAYDDWENGHGERTPALEVFRAAAAHASAHVVHSRFDARFELAALAVRPWIGLLEDAWVERRAISAFPGLYSLWRQLVAVPATVDRVGEPDLAAVLDRCALALLDSEYRDDHSLVAASREAFARLPQDDSDRYTGILESAERLAALAKASGLEFTPSADTSTIVYRDDNRYLWTAPRIADLGDPLAGGRPQVRKYVNLMEMLNTLDVENAGDDAQEVWVLSTELYDDDGTTFNEREGKTPISQPMTYSEWDYQTQLERPLWVTLYEKRPKAGDPEVINGFLEQQKPLVQRLKKLIEAVQPQGVIRERKVEDGDEIDINAAVLALSDIRMGQQPDPRIGIRTRLHIRDLSVMLLIDLSESTNDTLRSRAAGDVTVLQLAREAAALLAQALERIGDPFMLCGFDSNGRHDVEFYRFKEFDGPYDDKVKARLAGMTGQLSTRMGAALRHAGGLMERRASQKKLIILLTDGEPADNDVRDPQYLRFDAKKAVEELARKGIRTFCLSLDPYADEYVSRIFGARNYLVLDHVDRLPEKLPQLYIAMTK from the coding sequence ATGGCGGTTCAACTGGTAGATTACCCGGAGCTTCTTGAGGATCTCGGCGAACACGCAGCCGAGGTCCTGGAGGCGAATTGGCACGAGGCGGCGCGCGTCTTTACATCGCGCGGCCTTGAGGCCTATCTGCAGGGTGCCGGGAGCCTGAAGGCCCTCGGGCGTGGCAGCGATCTCGTCGTGGCGTTCGTCGAGAGCGCGCCGCAGGTGGCGCGCGAGATCGGCGAACAGGCAGTCTTCGAGATGCTGTCGACCGCCATACGCATGTACTCGAAGACCAGCGCGCAGGTGCTGTCGCTGTTTTTTTCGACGGCCCCGGTGGTCGCGCGGCGGCTCGGCGAGATCGGTCTTTTCCGTGGTTATCTACTTTTGATCGACCAGCTTTTGGCGCAGGCCCCGCAAGGGGTCCGGCCGATGCTCGGCAAGATCGAGGTACTGCTCGACCAGATGACCCTGGGCGGGTTGCGTCGTTGGGCGATGTGGGGGGTGTCTGCCTATCGCAATGACTTCGCGGCGCAAGCGGAATTTTTCGGACTGACGAGTCCGCAGGCCCTGGCGGTAATGCAGCAGGAGCGGCGCGGGGTGCTCTTCATTGACATCCAGCGGCGGCTTGTCATGTATCTGCGGGCGCTATGGGGGCGGGATTTCTTTCTGCGACCGACCTCCGGGGATTTCGAGACGCGCGAGGGTTACCGCCCGTATGTCGAGGACTATTTCATCTATGTCCCGGACGCCTATGACGACTGGGAGAATGGCCATGGGGAGCGGACCCCGGCGTTGGAGGTGTTTCGGGCGGCGGCCGCCCACGCCAGCGCCCATGTGGTGCATTCGCGTTTCGATGCGCGCTTCGAACTGGCCGCACTGGCCGTGCGGCCGTGGATCGGTTTGCTCGAGGATGCCTGGGTGGAGCGTCGCGCCATCAGCGCGTTTCCGGGGCTGTACTCTTTGTGGAGGCAACTCGTGGCGGTGCCGGCGACGGTGGATAGGGTTGGGGAACCCGATCTGGCCGCGGTCCTCGACCGCTGCGCCTTGGCGCTGCTCGATTCCGAGTACCGGGATGATCATTCGCTCGTGGCGGCATCGCGCGAGGCGTTCGCGCGGCTGCCGCAAGACGACAGCGACCGCTACACCGGCATCCTGGAGTCGGCAGAGCGTCTCGCGGCCCTGGCGAAAGCCAGTGGGCTTGAATTCACGCCGAGCGCCGATACCAGTACGATCGTCTATCGCGATGACAATCGCTACCTGTGGACCGCCCCGCGTATCGCCGACTTGGGCGATCCGCTCGCCGGGGGCCGGCCACAGGTGCGTAAGTACGTGAACCTGATGGAGATGTTGAACACGCTCGATGTGGAAAATGCAGGCGACGATGCCCAGGAGGTGTGGGTCCTTTCCACCGAGCTGTACGACGACGATGGCACGACCTTCAATGAGCGCGAGGGCAAGACGCCGATCTCGCAACCGATGACCTATTCGGAATGGGATTACCAGACGCAACTCGAGAGACCGCTGTGGGTGACGCTCTACGAGAAGCGGCCGAAGGCGGGGGATCCGGAGGTCATCAACGGTTTTCTGGAGCAGCAGAAACCGCTGGTGCAGCGCTTGAAGAAGCTGATCGAGGCGGTCCAACCCCAGGGCGTGATCCGCGAACGCAAGGTCGAAGACGGCGATGAAATCGATATCAATGCCGCGGTGCTGGCTTTAAGCGACATCCGCATGGGGCAGCAGCCGGACCCGCGCATCGGCATCCGGACGCGGCTTCACATCCGCGACCTTTCGGTGATGTTGCTGATCGATCTGTCGGAGTCCACGAACGACACCTTGCGCTCGCGCGCCGCAGGCGACGTCACGGTCTTGCAGCTTGCGCGTGAGGCGGCGGCGTTGTTAGCGCAGGCCCTGGAGCGCATCGGTGACCCATTCATGCTCTGCGGTTTCGATTCCAACGGGCGTCATGACGTGGAATTCTATCGCTTCAAGGAATTCGATGGACCCTATGACGATAAGGTGAAGGCGCGTCTGGCCGGTATGACCGGGCAGCTTTCGACGCGCATGGGGGCTGCGCTGCGGCATGCCGGGGGCCTCATGGAGCGGCGCGCGAGCCAGAAAAAACTGATCATTCTGCTGACCGATGGGGAGCCCGCGGACAACGATGTGCGCGATCCCCAGTACTTGCGTTTTGATGCCAAGAAGGCGGTCGAGGAATTGGCTCGCAAGGGTATACGGACGTTCTGTCTGTCCCTGGACCCGTATGCTGACGAGTATGTCTCGCGCATCTTCGGGGCGCGCAATTATCTGGTCCTGGATCACGTGGACAGGCTGCCGGAGAAGCTTCCTCAACTCTATATCGCCATGACAAAGTAA
- a CDS encoding proton-conducting transporter membrane subunit codes for MATGSLGVWVPVLPVVSALMILAFLRDTRRLAARVSVSILTLTLALALTLLVHYLVTGGVAIIDSQGVFGSLWLDPLSLVLWTFVSGISLIVHIYSVRYMAEEPGYARFFALLDLMTGVILVMVSAANLLTLLVAWFLVGVVLYFLLGHDHRRPAAGRYAFWTQITYRFGDLPLWFAALILVHCYHSVSLPVIFARIQRAPHMQLWGMPVPELAGFLLALAAFARSAQFPLHVWLPYTMDGPTPVSALMHAGIVNAGGFLFNRFAPLFEHAGWALHWAFGMGLMTALIGSGLMLLQNDIKRSLGYSTMGQMGFMVMECGLGAFPLAVFHLIAHGFFKASLFLGAGDVIGDARAHDGVPPDPIYTSVVERRPARPSRLPWLVAASLTVLVPVVVLSLSHFFVAEHLFYEQGVVVLLFFGWVTGAQALFAAHKMSQQDPWRLMLGILASFVVVVIGYTLISHYFGRLLYPDEHESLMLYRAASIHRLSFDALVMLLAAVFVGGWALTFFAESFEVGRRLGGRGRGIYLGVYALLSRELYVADIYERLGQVVVQWSRRLNVWLRWC; via the coding sequence ATGGCCACGGGATCGTTAGGGGTGTGGGTGCCTGTGTTGCCGGTGGTGTCGGCGCTGATGATCCTGGCGTTTTTGCGTGATACGCGCAGGCTCGCGGCACGCGTCAGCGTCTCCATCCTGACCTTGACCCTGGCGCTCGCGCTTACGCTGCTCGTGCACTATCTCGTGACAGGCGGTGTGGCGATCATCGATTCCCAGGGGGTATTCGGAAGCCTATGGCTCGATCCCTTGAGTCTCGTGTTGTGGACGTTCGTGTCCGGTATCAGCCTCATCGTGCATATCTATTCTGTGCGCTATATGGCCGAGGAGCCGGGCTATGCGCGATTCTTCGCGCTGCTCGATCTTATGACCGGGGTGATTCTGGTCATGGTCTCGGCGGCCAATCTACTGACGCTTTTGGTGGCGTGGTTTTTGGTCGGCGTCGTCTTGTATTTCCTGTTGGGACACGACCATAGGCGGCCTGCGGCCGGGCGTTATGCCTTCTGGACGCAGATTACCTACCGTTTCGGCGATCTGCCGCTGTGGTTCGCGGCCCTCATCCTGGTCCATTGCTACCACAGCGTCTCGTTACCGGTGATCTTTGCGCGCATTCAGAGAGCGCCGCATATGCAGCTTTGGGGGATGCCCGTGCCGGAGCTTGCGGGCTTTTTGCTGGCACTGGCGGCGTTCGCGCGCTCGGCGCAATTTCCGCTGCATGTCTGGCTTCCCTACACCATGGACGGGCCGACGCCGGTCTCGGCCCTCATGCACGCCGGTATCGTGAATGCCGGAGGGTTTCTGTTCAATCGATTCGCGCCGCTTTTCGAGCATGCCGGATGGGCGTTGCACTGGGCCTTTGGGATGGGCCTCATGACCGCGCTCATAGGTTCGGGACTGATGCTCTTGCAGAATGATATCAAGCGTTCGCTCGGCTACTCCACCATGGGGCAGATGGGGTTCATGGTCATGGAGTGCGGCCTTGGGGCATTCCCGCTCGCGGTTTTTCATCTCATCGCGCACGGCTTTTTCAAGGCCTCGCTGTTTCTTGGGGCCGGCGATGTCATCGGTGACGCCCGTGCGCACGATGGCGTTCCACCGGATCCGATCTATACGTCGGTGGTGGAGCGGCGGCCGGCCAGGCCCTCGCGTCTGCCGTGGCTCGTGGCGGCAAGCCTCACCGTGCTGGTGCCGGTGGTGGTATTGAGTCTGTCGCATTTCTTTGTGGCCGAGCATCTTTTTTACGAGCAGGGGGTCGTGGTGCTGTTGTTTTTCGGCTGGGTTACGGGGGCTCAGGCATTGTTTGCAGCCCACAAGATGTCGCAGCAGGACCCCTGGCGCCTCATGCTCGGTATCCTCGCGTCGTTTGTCGTTGTCGTGATCGGCTATACGTTGATCAGTCATTATTTTGGCCGGCTCCTTTATCCGGATGAGCACGAGAGTCTCATGCTGTATCGCGCAGCCAGCATCCACAGATTGTCATTCGATGCCCTCGTCATGTTGTTGGCGGCGGTGTTCGTGGGCGGGTGGGCGCTGACATTCTTCGCCGAGTCCTTCGAGGTCGGACGCAGGCTTGGCGGACGCGGGCGCGGGATCTATCTCGGCGTCTACGCCCTTTTGTCGCGTGAACTGTATGTCGCCGACATCTACGAGCGGTTGGGTCAGGTCGTCGTGCAATGGTCGCGGCGGCTTAACGTCTGGCTCAGGTGGTGCTGA